Proteins from one Deltaproteobacteria bacterium genomic window:
- the lpxD gene encoding UDP-3-O-(3-hydroxymyristoyl)glucosamine N-acyltransferase, which translates to MAVKLKDLAASVEGKLSGDGELEIRGVAALNDAPRGTISFLARSKDEAFLTQSSASAFVVPQGVSPEGINCIEVKNPALAFASIAEIFHPRPAPGGILPGSVIEKNVVTGKDLTIYPNAYIDEGARLGDRVIIYPGVYIGADVVIGDDTLIYPNVVVMEGTEIGSRVIIHGGTVIGSDGYGFQWDGSKHRKIPQVGKVIIGDDVEIGANCAIDRAALSKTEIRKGAKIDNLVHIAHNCIIGEDSLLAGQVGFAGSVEVGKGVMMAGQVGVSGHLKIGDGVILGGKSGVTKDLEAGARVTGYPPLPHRDWLRVQKKLEKLPEMSRQLKEALEKIDKLEKMENEDA; encoded by the coding sequence TTGGCAGTTAAACTTAAAGATCTTGCAGCTTCTGTTGAAGGAAAGCTGTCCGGTGATGGCGAGCTGGAAATCAGAGGTGTCGCCGCACTCAATGACGCTCCCCGGGGAACGATAAGTTTCCTGGCGCGATCAAAGGATGAAGCTTTCCTTACACAAAGCAGCGCATCGGCATTTGTTGTGCCTCAAGGCGTTTCTCCGGAGGGTATTAACTGTATAGAAGTTAAAAACCCTGCCCTTGCCTTTGCTTCTATTGCAGAAATATTTCATCCCAGACCTGCTCCGGGAGGAATTCTTCCGGGATCAGTAATAGAAAAAAATGTTGTTACCGGCAAAGACCTTACCATTTACCCTAATGCTTATATTGATGAAGGGGCCCGGCTTGGAGACAGGGTAATCATTTACCCCGGAGTATATATAGGCGCCGATGTTGTTATTGGTGATGATACTCTTATTTACCCTAATGTCGTTGTTATGGAGGGAACGGAAATCGGCAGCAGGGTCATTATTCATGGGGGAACGGTGATCGGCAGTGACGGTTATGGTTTTCAATGGGACGGCAGCAAACACAGGAAAATTCCTCAGGTCGGCAAGGTCATTATCGGTGATGATGTCGAAATAGGCGCAAACTGCGCTATCGACAGGGCGGCGCTTAGCAAGACAGAAATCAGAAAAGGCGCAAAGATAGATAATCTCGTTCATATCGCGCATAACTGCATTATTGGTGAAGATTCACTTCTTGCAGGGCAGGTCGGTTTTGCCGGCAGTGTTGAGGTTGGAAAAGGGGTTATGATGGCAGGCCAGGTAGGGGTGTCAGGACATCTTAAAATAGGAGATGGCGTTATCCTGGGGGGGAAATCAGGGGTAACGAAAGATCTTGAGGCAGGCGCCAGGGTGACAGGTTATCCGCCCCTTCCTCACAGAGACTGGCTGAGAGTACAAAAAAAACTTGAAAAACTTCCTGAAATGAGCAGACAGCTTAAAGAGGCGCTGGAGAAAATAGATAAACTGGAAAAAATGGAGAATGAGGATGCTTGA
- the fabZ gene encoding 3-hydroxyacyl-ACP dehydratase FabZ, translated as MLDINEIMKNLPHRYPFLLVDRVEELEVNKKISAIKNVTINEPFFQGHFPGHPVMPGVLIIEAMAQVGGVLAYRSQPDTEGKIVYFMGIDNARFRKPVVPGDQIRFVLEVTRQRRNIWTFRAEAFVDDTRVAEADIMATIVDEN; from the coding sequence ATGCTTGATATTAATGAAATTATGAAAAACCTGCCCCACAGATACCCTTTTCTTCTCGTGGACAGAGTAGAGGAGCTGGAGGTCAACAAAAAGATTTCAGCCATAAAAAATGTAACCATTAATGAACCCTTTTTCCAGGGCCACTTTCCGGGTCATCCCGTTATGCCCGGAGTACTCATTATTGAAGCGATGGCCCAGGTGGGAGGCGTTCTTGCCTACCGGTCTCAGCCTGATACAGAGGGGAAAATTGTTTATTTCATGGGGATTGATAATGCAAGGTTCCGTAAGCCGGTAGTCCCCGGTGACCAGATCCGGTTTGTACTCGAAGTAACCAGGCAAAGACGTAATATCTGGACTTTTAGGGCTGAAGCATTTGTAGATGATACGCGCGTTGCCGAGGCTGATATTATGGCAACCATTGTTGATGAAAATTAA